TCGGGAAGCTTTCCTCCAGCGCCTCGAAGTAAACCCTAAACCACCTAAGGCACTCCCCGAACCCCCGCACGAACTCTGGCCCGTCGACCCCCAAGTCGAGGTCGGCCTCCTCCTCGACCACCGTCACGATCCTTGGGTTCAGCTGCCGGAAGGACGCGATCACGTGGTCCCGGCGGTTACTCATGGGAGTTATCGAGTGCATCGATCCCACACAGTTGATTGCCAAGGCCTCATCGTCCCTTATGTCGAGCTCCGATAGGTTTAGCTCGGAAAGGTCGCCCGCATGGTGCACGACGTTGAATTTGAAGGGCACCCCCATGAGCCTCGCGAACTTCTCCATCCGATTCCCGATCTCCTTCATCACCTTCTGCACACCGGCAGTGCCACCGTTGGCCCTGGAAGCGGCGGCCACCACCACGGTGGTGAGGCGGAGGTGAGGGGTCTCGTCGGTGCGGGTGGCAAGGGCCTCGAGCAAGGTGGGCCACTGGGTGCAAAAGGTATTGCTAATGTCAATGATGTGAAGCTTGGGCTCGCCTTCTAGGGCTTCCATGATGGCGCCATTGCAAGAGACGTGCCCAAACGTGGTCCAAGGGCTCACCTCCTGGAACTTGAGCACCATCTTCCTCGTTGACTCGAACGAGCACGTCTTGTCGGACGCGGCCATGAGGGCCCGGTGGCTCCGCTCTCCGGAGTCGGTCATCCGGCTGAAAAGGGCCTGCAGGAAGTATGACGCCAACTTCTGGTCGATGTCCCCGTAGGGCGAACCAAGCTCATTGAGCATCCACATGAGGTGCTGGACGCGGCCGCTGTTCTTGTCGGCG
The sequence above is drawn from the Punica granatum isolate Tunisia-2019 chromosome 5, ASM765513v2, whole genome shotgun sequence genome and encodes:
- the LOC116208829 gene encoding protein SHORT-ROOT gives rise to the protein MDTLFRLVSLHPQQHHQHQQQQQQSSNQSSFNSTSRTSSSSRSSKQTYSQPGHNYYNSYYPYNNIHHHHQEDQEVEGGEECFNFFMDEDDFSSSSSKHYFPTNYPPTNTSTPTTTTTTTAGGHHSYDPATTTTAGTGDFSSFSPARDPLSFDLSGHRWASEILLETARAIADKNSGRVQHLMWMLNELGSPYGDIDQKLASYFLQALFSRMTDSGERSHRALMAASDKTCSFESTRKMVLKFQEVSPWTTFGHVSCNGAIMEALEGEPKLHIIDISNTFCTQWPTLLEALATRTDETPHLRLTTVVVAAASRANGGTAGVQKVMKEIGNRMEKFARLMGVPFKFNVVHHAGDLSELNLSELDIRDDEALAINCVGSMHSITPMSNRRDHVIASFRQLNPRIVTVVEEEADLDLGVDGPEFVRGFGECLRWFRVYFEALEESFPSTSNERLMLERAGGRAIVDLVACPLGVSGERRELAGRWSRRLRAGGFGPSSYSDELCDDMRALLRRYKEGWAMAQCPDSAGMFLTWKDQPVVWASAWRPTAN